A portion of the Thermodesulfobacteriota bacterium genome contains these proteins:
- a CDS encoding ATP-binding protein, whose protein sequence is MTEGSQREELLRRAAAVAALVVAVSVLHYVTQTDRPLLHDVYRRLYYFPAGLAAVWFGVRGGLVASAAIAAAYAPHILLHWHHESREVANQFMEVLLYFAFAGVVGYFADRERRLRIQCQRSASRLDRSYRELRRQADLILEIEGHLRRADRLSAMGQLAAGMTHEIRNPLGSIRGTAEILKDDFPPGHPKAEFLAILLKETERLNGVVEEFLGYARQGDRGGEELCDLERVVRQTAALTEAQARKAGVAVRCEVGEGLRVRGSPGQLAQVVLNLVLNAVQASPRGGEVRVWAEVRPGRVPGPAYREVEGKLVLLRVEDQGAGLPAEALSRVFEPFFTTKEDGTGLGLAISQRIAEAHGGRIDAENRPGGGARFTLTLPLAPDP, encoded by the coding sequence ATGACCGAGGGAAGTCAGAGAGAGGAGCTCCTGCGCCGGGCCGCAGCGGTGGCCGCCCTGGTGGTGGCGGTGTCGGTGCTGCACTACGTCACCCAGACGGACCGGCCGCTCCTCCACGACGTCTACCGGCGCCTCTACTACTTCCCGGCGGGGCTTGCCGCGGTGTGGTTCGGCGTGCGGGGCGGGCTGGTCGCCTCCGCTGCGATTGCCGCGGCCTACGCGCCCCACATCCTGCTGCACTGGCACCACGAGAGCCGGGAGGTGGCCAACCAGTTCATGGAGGTGCTGCTCTACTTCGCCTTTGCGGGCGTGGTGGGGTACTTCGCGGACCGGGAGCGCCGGCTGCGCATCCAGTGCCAGCGCTCGGCTTCGCGCCTGGACCGGTCGTACCGCGAGCTCCGGCGCCAGGCGGACCTCATCCTGGAGATCGAGGGGCACCTGCGCCGGGCCGACCGGCTCTCGGCCATGGGACAGCTCGCCGCCGGCATGACCCACGAGATCCGAAACCCGCTGGGCTCCATCCGGGGCACGGCCGAGATCCTCAAGGACGATTTCCCCCCGGGTCACCCCAAGGCGGAGTTCCTGGCGATCCTGCTCAAGGAGACCGAGCGGCTCAACGGGGTGGTGGAGGAGTTCCTGGGCTACGCCCGGCAGGGGGACCGGGGCGGGGAGGAGCTCTGCGACCTGGAGCGGGTGGTGCGCCAGACGGCGGCCCTCACCGAGGCCCAGGCCCGCAAGGCGGGCGTGGCGGTGCGGTGCGAGGTGGGCGAGGGGCTCCGGGTGCGGGGTTCGCCCGGACAGCTCGCCCAGGTCGTGTTGAACCTGGTCCTCAACGCGGTGCAGGCCTCGCCGCGGGGGGGCGAGGTGCGGGTCTGGGCGGAGGTGCGCCCGGGCCGGGTGCCCGGCCCCGCATACCGGGAAGTGGAGGGGAAGCTGGTCCTGCTCCGGGTCGAGGACCAGGGGGCGGGGCTCCCGGCCGAGGCCCTGTCCCGGGTCTTCGAGCCCTTCTTCACGACCAAGGAGGACGGCACGGGCCTGGGCCTCGCCATCAGCCAGCGCATCGCCGAGGCCCATGGGGGACGGATCGACGCCGAGAACCGCCCCGGGGGGGGCGCCCGCTTCACCCTGACCCTGCCCCTAGCCCCTGACCCCTAG
- a CDS encoding FtsX-like permease family protein: MTLRDIAFLNLRRRRAKAGFVLAGLLIAVATVVGLVTLTRAMTDDVYHKLDQYGANILVVPHTENLSLTYGGLSLGGVAFEVEEIREADLARIHTIRNAGNLAAVGPMVLGVVTVKDQKALLAGVDFMASHILKPWWKIQGEAPPENGVLLGADVARRLGIAVGDRLQIDGWDFAVSGILEVTGSQDDQMVFTHLGTAQFVLGKDGRVSMAEVAALCMDCPVDEMVVQISEVLPGADVMAIQAVVKGRMEAIGHFKAFSLGVSALVVLVGGLVVLVTMTGSVRERTSEIGIFRAIGFRKSHVVRIVLLEAGVVSALAGVLGYVTGLAGTRLALPFFTDTSAAAMHHGAEAAIAGVPLDPVLAAGAVGLSVLLGLVASAYPALLAARMDPNEALRAL; this comes from the coding sequence ATGACCCTGCGCGACATCGCGTTTCTCAATCTGCGGCGGCGCCGGGCCAAGGCGGGCTTCGTCCTGGCAGGCCTCCTGATCGCCGTGGCCACGGTGGTGGGCCTGGTGACCCTCACCCGGGCCATGACCGACGACGTCTACCACAAGCTCGACCAGTACGGCGCCAACATCCTGGTGGTGCCCCACACCGAGAACCTCTCCCTGACCTACGGCGGGCTCTCCCTGGGAGGGGTCGCCTTCGAGGTGGAGGAGATCCGGGAGGCCGACCTCGCCCGCATCCACACCATCCGAAACGCCGGGAACCTCGCGGCCGTGGGGCCCATGGTGCTGGGGGTGGTGACGGTGAAGGACCAGAAGGCGCTGCTCGCCGGGGTGGACTTCATGGCCTCCCACATCCTCAAGCCGTGGTGGAAGATCCAGGGAGAGGCGCCGCCGGAGAACGGGGTTCTCCTGGGTGCCGACGTGGCCCGGCGCCTGGGCATCGCGGTGGGGGACCGGCTCCAGATCGACGGGTGGGACTTCGCGGTCTCGGGGATCCTGGAGGTCACGGGCTCCCAGGACGACCAGATGGTCTTCACCCACCTGGGCACGGCCCAGTTCGTTCTGGGGAAGGACGGCCGGGTCTCCATGGCCGAGGTGGCGGCGCTTTGCATGGACTGCCCCGTGGACGAGATGGTCGTCCAGATCTCCGAGGTGCTCCCGGGAGCGGACGTGATGGCCATCCAGGCCGTGGTGAAGGGGCGCATGGAGGCCATCGGCCACTTCAAGGCCTTTTCCCTGGGGGTCTCGGCCCTGGTGGTGCTGGTGGGGGGCCTGGTGGTGCTCGTCACCATGACCGGGAGCGTGCGGGAGCGCACGAGCGAGATCGGCATCTTCCGGGCCATCGGCTTCCGGAAGAGCCACGTGGTGCGCATCGTCCTGCTGGAGGCGGGCGTCGTCTCGGCCCTGGCCGGGGTCCTGGGGTACGTGACGGGGCTCGCGGGCACCCGGCTGGCGCTACCCTTCTTCACCGACACCTCGGCAGCCGCCATGCACCACGGCGCCGAGGCCGCCATCGCGGGCGTCCCCCTCGACCCGGTCCTGGCGGCCGGGGCGGTGGGGCTCTCGGTGCTCCTGGGCCTTGTGGCCAGCGCCTACCCGGCGCTCCTGGCCGCCCGCATGGACCCCAACGAGGCCCTGCGGGCGCTCTAA
- a CDS encoding SHOCT domain-containing protein, which translates to MMHRWMGWEHGVGFGGWLFMLAFWALAVLGLVFLVRLALGGGRPGPAAPETPFEILRRRYAQGELTREEFERMRREVE; encoded by the coding sequence ATGATGCACCGCTGGATGGGCTGGGAGCACGGAGTGGGGTTCGGGGGCTGGCTCTTCATGCTCGCCTTTTGGGCGCTCGCGGTCCTGGGGCTGGTCTTCCTCGTGAGGCTCGCCTTGGGAGGGGGCCGGCCCGGGCCAGCGGCGCCGGAAACGCCTTTCGAGATCCTCAGGAGACGTTATGCCCAGGGAGAGCTCACCCGGGAGGAGTTCGAGCGGATGAGGAGGGAGGTGGAGTGA
- a CDS encoding sigma-54 dependent transcriptional regulator, which produces MAKVLVVDDDASLRRVLEYNLAQEGHAVATAASGEEALAALARGRFDLVVTDIKMPGMDGLDLLRRIRADSPDTPVIVITAFGTIETAVEAMKAGAFEYITKPFNRDELKLAAAKALRVRSLEAENVRLRKEVSKKYGFENIVGDSPPMQRVFRLVEKVAETDAPVLLTGASGTGKELVARAVHYRSRRASRPFLPVNCAAIPRELLESELFGHVKGSFTGAVRDRAGKFEEASGGTLFLDEIGELPVELQAKILRALQEMEVTPVGANQPIRVDVRIVAATNRDLEEEIEEGRFREDLYYRLAVVPIHVPSLRERPDDIPLLVAHFLKTLAPAGQVTFTARALEALKRHPWKGNVRELENTVERLLILREKDVLDLPDLPEKVRRPPEAGPPGGFRFEFPAEGIGLEEAEAALIREALRRAGWNQSHAARLLKVPRHILLYRMEKFGIPRKPPEGG; this is translated from the coding sequence ATGGCCAAGGTCCTGGTAGTCGACGACGACGCGAGCCTGCGGCGCGTCCTGGAGTACAACCTGGCCCAGGAGGGGCACGCCGTCGCCACGGCCGCGAGCGGCGAGGAGGCCCTGGCGGCCCTGGCCAGGGGCCGCTTCGACCTCGTGGTCACCGACATCAAGATGCCCGGGATGGATGGCCTGGACCTCCTGCGCCGGATCAGGGCCGACTCCCCCGACACCCCCGTCATCGTCATCACGGCCTTCGGCACCATCGAGACGGCGGTGGAGGCGATGAAGGCGGGCGCCTTCGAGTACATCACCAAGCCCTTCAACCGCGACGAGCTCAAGCTGGCCGCCGCCAAGGCCCTGCGGGTGCGGAGCCTCGAGGCCGAGAACGTGCGCCTGCGAAAGGAGGTCTCGAAGAAGTACGGCTTCGAGAACATCGTGGGGGACTCGCCCCCCATGCAGCGGGTCTTCCGGCTGGTGGAGAAGGTGGCCGAGACCGATGCACCGGTCCTCCTCACCGGGGCGAGCGGCACCGGCAAGGAGCTCGTGGCCCGGGCCGTGCACTACCGAAGCCGCCGGGCCTCCCGGCCGTTCCTCCCGGTCAACTGCGCGGCCATCCCCCGGGAGCTCTTGGAAAGTGAGCTCTTCGGCCACGTCAAGGGCTCGTTCACCGGGGCCGTACGGGACCGGGCGGGGAAGTTCGAGGAGGCCAGCGGCGGCACCCTGTTCCTGGACGAGATCGGGGAGCTCCCGGTGGAGCTCCAGGCCAAGATCCTGCGGGCGCTCCAGGAGATGGAGGTGACGCCGGTGGGCGCCAACCAGCCGATCCGGGTCGATGTGCGCATCGTGGCCGCCACCAATCGGGACCTGGAGGAGGAGATCGAGGAAGGGCGGTTCCGGGAGGACCTCTACTACCGGCTCGCGGTGGTGCCCATCCACGTCCCGAGCCTGCGGGAACGGCCCGACGACATCCCGCTCCTGGTGGCCCACTTCCTGAAGACCCTCGCGCCGGCAGGCCAGGTGACCTTCACGGCCCGTGCACTAGAGGCCCTGAAGCGCCACCCCTGGAAGGGCAACGTGCGCGAGCTCGAAAACACCGTGGAGCGGCTGCTGATCTTGCGGGAAAAGGACGTGCTCGACCTTCCGGACCTCCCCGAGAAGGTCCGCCGGCCCCCCGAGGCCGGGCCGCCGGGCGGGTTTCGGTTCGAGTTCCCCGCCGAGGGAATCGGGCTCGAGGAGGCGGAGGCCGCCCTCATCCGGGAGGCCCTGCGCCGGGCCGGGTGGAACCAGAGTCACGCGGCCCGGCTCCTCAAGGTGCCCCGGCACATCCTCCTCTACCGGATGGAGAAGTTCGGCATCCCCCGCAAGCCGCCCGAGGGGGGGTGA
- a CDS encoding heavy-metal-associated domain-containing protein: MKRVAWSAVGALAVAAVAVGLWGQGLAGSGSVGESPAASARTLVLGVERITCGSCEARIHSALEGLPGVRAVAVDLAARTVAVAHDPESADPRALAEAVTRAGYPARFLGYAEGPLSDGARSGPGSAAAGKGCGGGCCPG; the protein is encoded by the coding sequence ATGAAGCGCGTTGCGTGGAGCGCGGTGGGAGCGCTGGCGGTGGCGGCGGTGGCCGTGGGGCTCTGGGGGCAGGGTCTCGCGGGTTCGGGGAGCGTAGGGGAGAGCCCTGCCGCTTCCGCCCGGACCCTCGTCCTCGGGGTGGAGCGCATCACCTGCGGGAGCTGCGAGGCCCGCATCCACTCGGCCCTGGAGGGCCTGCCCGGGGTGCGGGCCGTGGCCGTGGACCTGGCCGCCCGCACCGTCGCCGTGGCGCACGACCCGGAGTCCGCCGACCCCCGGGCCCTGGCCGAGGCCGTCACCCGGGCGGGGTACCCCGCCCGGTTCCTGGGGTACGCCGAAGGGCCCCTCTCCGACGGAGCGCGGTCCGGGCCCGGATCCGCGGCCGCCGGGAAGGGGTGCGGCGGGGGGTGCTGCCCGGGGTGA
- a CDS encoding DUF2318 domain-containing protein: protein MSNEIQPQDKLAAKKAAVLGAKKTSRSTQFLLIAGCAALVIGGGVFFLGRQGAPPQAAAPALLAPAQAHAGEVSHPAADFDDGRARFYEHRTEGGPVLRYFVLKSSDGVIRSAFDACDACWRAGKGYRQDGDEMVCQNCRMRFPSVKVMEVKGGCNPAPLPNQVRDGKVVIQVGDILSGRGYFDFQREG from the coding sequence ATGTCCAACGAAATCCAGCCCCAAGACAAGCTGGCCGCCAAGAAGGCCGCCGTCCTCGGCGCCAAGAAGACCAGCCGTTCGACCCAGTTCCTCCTCATCGCCGGGTGCGCCGCCCTGGTGATCGGCGGCGGCGTGTTCTTCCTCGGGCGCCAGGGGGCACCGCCGCAAGCCGCGGCGCCTGCCCTGCTGGCCCCGGCCCAGGCCCACGCGGGGGAAGTGAGCCACCCGGCGGCTGACTTCGACGACGGCCGGGCCCGTTTCTACGAGCACCGGACGGAGGGCGGCCCGGTTCTGCGCTACTTCGTCCTCAAGAGCTCCGACGGGGTGATCCGCTCGGCCTTCGACGCCTGCGACGCCTGCTGGCGGGCGGGGAAGGGCTACCGCCAGGACGGCGACGAGATGGTGTGCCAGAACTGCCGGATGCGCTTCCCTTCGGTGAAGGTGATGGAGGTGAAGGGCGGCTGCAACCCGGCGCCCCTGCCCAACCAGGTGCGGGACGGGAAGGTCGTGATCCAGGTGGGCGACATCCTCTCGGGCCGCGGGTACTTCGACTTCCAGCGGGAGGGCTGA
- a CDS encoding efflux RND transporter periplasmic adaptor subunit, translated as MMERMKGWRRWALGAGVAVLVVAAYLAGSGPRDRHPVSHSDHPAASQTGEGVARETIWTCAMHPFIRQPEPGKCPICGMTLVPVAAAEEDASEDEGAPRLSLSPRAAALLEVRTWPVERLSAQASLRLFGRIEADETRLRTISAWVGGRIEEVHVAYTGREVKAGEPLVTLYSPELFAAQEELLQARRVAAELEARGAGAGGDLARVPLAAAREKLRLLGLAPAQIAQVESRGTVTDRITIRAPVGGVVLERMATQGMYVETGMPLYSLADLGQVWALLEAYEADLPRLTRGQEVKLSAEAFPGEELTGTVSFVDPVVSAETRTARVRVEAPNPGGRLKPGMFVRAAVHTAPGGPEGQERPLVIPASAPLLTGKRAVVYVKVPGAERPTFEGRQVVLGPRAGAYYEVREGLAEGELVVAHGAFKLDSELQIRGLPSMMAPEGGAPPVHDHGAGPAPAPGAPAGARDEVEEFFRDF; from the coding sequence ATGATGGAACGGATGAAGGGGTGGCGGCGTTGGGCCCTCGGGGCCGGGGTGGCGGTGCTCGTCGTGGCCGCCTACCTGGCCGGAAGCGGCCCCCGGGACCGGCACCCGGTAAGCCACAGCGACCATCCGGCCGCCTCCCAGACCGGGGAGGGCGTCGCCCGGGAGACCATCTGGACGTGCGCCATGCACCCCTTCATCCGCCAGCCCGAGCCGGGAAAGTGCCCCATTTGCGGCATGACGCTCGTGCCCGTGGCCGCCGCCGAGGAGGACGCGTCCGAGGACGAGGGCGCGCCCCGGCTCTCCCTGAGCCCCCGGGCCGCGGCCCTCCTGGAGGTTCGAACCTGGCCGGTGGAGCGCCTCTCCGCCCAGGCTTCCCTGCGGCTCTTCGGCCGCATCGAGGCCGACGAGACCCGACTGCGCACCATCTCCGCCTGGGTGGGCGGCCGCATCGAGGAGGTCCACGTGGCCTACACGGGCCGCGAGGTAAAGGCGGGCGAACCCCTGGTCACCCTCTACAGCCCGGAGCTCTTCGCCGCCCAGGAAGAGCTCCTCCAGGCCCGGCGCGTGGCCGCGGAGCTGGAGGCCCGGGGTGCAGGCGCTGGGGGAGACCTGGCGCGGGTGCCCCTGGCCGCGGCCCGGGAGAAGCTCCGGCTCCTGGGGCTCGCCCCCGCCCAGATCGCCCAGGTGGAGAGCCGCGGCACCGTGACCGACCGGATTACGATCCGGGCTCCCGTGGGGGGCGTGGTGCTGGAGCGGATGGCCACCCAGGGGATGTACGTCGAGACGGGGATGCCCCTCTACTCCCTGGCGGACCTGGGGCAGGTGTGGGCGCTCCTGGAGGCCTACGAGGCCGACCTTCCCCGGCTCACTCGGGGCCAGGAGGTGAAGCTCTCGGCCGAGGCCTTCCCGGGGGAGGAGCTCACGGGGACGGTGTCTTTCGTGGACCCCGTGGTGAGCGCCGAGACCCGAACCGCCCGGGTGCGGGTGGAGGCGCCCAACCCCGGCGGCCGACTCAAGCCCGGCATGTTCGTGCGGGCCGCGGTGCACACCGCCCCCGGCGGCCCGGAGGGGCAGGAACGGCCCCTGGTCATCCCCGCCAGCGCGCCGCTGCTCACCGGCAAGCGCGCGGTGGTGTACGTGAAGGTGCCGGGGGCCGAGCGCCCCACCTTCGAGGGGCGCCAGGTCGTGCTGGGGCCCCGTGCCGGCGCGTACTACGAGGTGCGCGAGGGGCTTGCGGAAGGGGAGCTCGTGGTGGCCCACGGGGCGTTCAAGCTCGACAGCGAGCTCCAGATCCGGGGCCTGCCGAGCATGATGGCTCCCGAGGGGGGCGCGCCCCCGGTGCACGACCACGGCGCCGGCCCGGCGCCTGCCCCCGGGGCGCCGGCTGGGGCGCGCGACGAGGTGGAGGAGTTCTTCCGTGACTTCTGA
- a CDS encoding ABC transporter ATP-binding protein, whose protein sequence is MSYIEASNLVKQYGSGDAAVFAVRDMSAAVEAGEFVAVMGESGSGKSTLLSVMGALNTPTSGRLEVDGIDVYALGPEQRADFRREFLGFVFQSFHLIPYLTLSENVMLPLAVVPASRKKKREMAAEALARVGLAGKGDRLPSQISGGEQERVAIARAIVNEPAILLADEPTGNLDSKTSAAVMALLEKLNREGMTIVMVTHSPECARHARRILRVADGVIVEEDRLVRPAEASA, encoded by the coding sequence ATGAGCTATATCGAAGCGTCGAATCTGGTGAAACAGTATGGCTCCGGAGACGCGGCCGTGTTCGCGGTTCGCGACATGAGCGCGGCCGTGGAGGCGGGGGAGTTCGTGGCGGTCATGGGGGAGTCGGGCTCCGGCAAGTCGACCCTGTTGTCCGTGATGGGCGCCCTGAACACCCCCACCTCGGGGCGGCTCGAGGTGGACGGCATCGACGTGTATGCCCTGGGACCCGAGCAGCGGGCGGACTTTCGCCGGGAGTTCCTGGGTTTCGTCTTCCAGAGCTTCCACCTGATCCCCTACCTGACCCTGTCGGAAAACGTGATGCTCCCCCTGGCGGTGGTCCCGGCGAGCCGGAAGAAGAAGCGGGAGATGGCGGCCGAGGCCCTGGCCCGGGTGGGGCTTGCCGGGAAGGGGGATCGCCTGCCGAGCCAGATCTCCGGCGGGGAGCAGGAGCGGGTGGCCATTGCCCGGGCCATCGTGAACGAGCCGGCCATCCTCTTGGCCGACGAGCCCACGGGGAACCTGGACTCCAAGACCAGCGCCGCCGTCATGGCGCTGCTGGAGAAGCTCAACCGCGAAGGGATGACCATCGTGATGGTCACCCACAGCCCCGAGTGCGCCCGCCACGCCCGGCGGATCCTCCGGGTGGCGGACGGGGTGATCGTGGAAGAGGACCGGCTGGTGCGGCCGGCGGAGGCGTCGGCGTGA